The Horticoccus luteus DNA window CCTGCTGGCCGGGCGTGACCGATTTGGTGACCTCTTGTCCGACGCATTGGGCTTGGACGCGTTCGGTAAATTCGCGCGCGACTTTGAAATGGACGTCGGCGGAAAGGAGGGCGGTGCGCACCTCCTTGAGTGCGTCGGCCATGTTTTCATCGGAGAGTTTGCCAACGCCGCGGAGGTTGCGCAGGGCCTGGCCAAGTTTGTCGGTGAGCGATTCGAACATGAGAACGGCGAGTGAAACGACTCCGGGAAACTTATGAAAACAAATTCTGGGGCAAGCGGGTGACGCCGCTGATCTCGCGCTGACGGACCGCGCGACCGGCGGTTTGCGCGACGACGCCCGGGCCGCGCGAGGCGGTGTTTCCGTCGCTTGAGTGTCATACGGACCTCCGATCGCCGGAGGCACGTGAGAGGCACCAAATTCATTCTCGTCAAAGCCGAAACGTTACCGGATAAGGGCCGTCCCTATGAACCCTGTTCTGAAGCTGTTGCTCGAAGGCGGTGGACTCACGACGGCGCAAATTGCGCAAGTCGCGGGCCTCACCGAGGTCGAAGTGAACCAGCACCTGGAACAGTTGAAGAAAGATAAAATCTTCCTCGGCTGGCGTCCAGTGCTCGATCTCTCGCGCGAGGCCGCCGCCGCCGCCGCCGTGCGCGCCGTGATCGAGGTCAAGGTCACGCCGGAACGGGGTGGTGGGTTCAACCGGTTTGCGGAACGCATCGCGCGTTTTGACGAGGTCGAGTCGTGCTACCTCATGTCGGGCGGCTACGATCTGCTCGTGTTCGTGAAAGGCGCGTCGTTGCAGAAAGTGGCGTCGTTCGTTTCGGAGAAGCTCTCGACGATCGAGGGGGTGTTGTCCACCTCCACGCACTTCATGCTGCGTTCCTACAAAGAGCAGGGTTTCCTGCTGGAAAGCGACGAAGGGCCGGTCACGCGGCTCAACGTCGCCCCGTAACGGAAAGGCGACTCCCATGAGCACCGATCCCCAACGTTGGGTGGCGGGGCATGTTGCCTCGCTGCCGAAGAGCGGCATCCGCGATTTCTTCGAACTGGTGGCCAAAATGAAGGGCCAGGACGTGATTTCGCTCGGCGTCGGCGAACCGGATTTCGTCACGCCCTGGCATATTCGCGAGGCGGCGATATTCGCGCTCGAGCGCGGCAAGACTTACTACACGTCGAACCTCGGTTTGATCGAGCTGCGGCGAGCGATCGCGACTTACGTCGAACAGCATTTCAACGTCACCTACCGTCCGGAGGATCAGATCCTCGTGACCGTCGGCGTGAGCGAGGCGCTCGATCTGGCCTGCCGCGCGTTTGTGAATCCCGGCGACAAGGTGATGTTTCACCAGCCGTGCTACGTGAGTTACCACCCGAGTATTTCGCTCGTGCACGGGCAGGGAATCGCGGTGCCGACCTACGCCCGCGACAATTTCGCTCTCACTGCCGAGGCGCTTCGCGCCGCATGGCAGCCGGGGGCGAAGATGCTGATGCTGAACCTCCCGTGCAATCCCACGGGCGGCACTTGCAGCAAAGAGCAGTTGGACAAGATCGCCGCGTTTTGCCGGGAAAAGGATCTGCTGGTCCTCACGGACGAGATTTACTCCGAGCTCTCGTTCGACGGCGCGCACACCAGCATCGCGTCGCTGCCCGGAATGGCGGAACGCACGATCTTCCTGCACGGTTTCTCGAAGGCGTTCGCGATGACGGGCTGGCGGATCGGTTATGCATGCGGTCCGGCGCCACTCGTCGACGCGATGATGAAAGTGCATCAATACTCGATGTTGTGCGCGTCGATCATCGCACAAGAGGCCGCCCTTGAGGCGCTCCTGCGCGGCTGGGACAGCGTGCTGAAAATGCGGGAGCAATACCACCGGCGCCGCGATCTCGTCGTGCGACGTTTCAACGAGATCGGCCTCAAGTGCCATTCGCCACGGGGCAGCTTCTACGCGTTTCCCGACGTGACTCCGACGGGGCTCACAGAGAAGGAGTTCGCGGTCGGCTTGCTTGAAAAGGAGAAGGTCGCCGTCGTCCCCGGCACCGCCTTTGGAGAAAACGGCACCGGTCACGTGCGCGCCTGCTTTGCGACGAGCTACGAGCAATTGATCGAGGCCTGCAACCGCATGGAGCGGTTCGTCGGCGGGGCCCGCCGCGCATAACGGCGCGTGTAGCACGCAGCGGGCGGCGGCCCTCCGGTGGAGACTGGCCGCCCGCCGCTTTTCTACTCGCTACTCATCCGCCGCTGCCCGCTACTTTTCCGTCATGAATCGCACCGTTGCCATCGTCGGCCGACCCAATGTCGGCAAAAGCCGGCTCTTTAACCGGCTGGCGCGGAAGCGCATTTCCATCGTCCACGACCAGCCCGGCATCACGCGCGACGTGATTTCCGCGGAAGTCGAAGATGGGCATTACACGCTGCTCGACACGGGCGGCTTGGGCTACAAAGGCGAGGATACGCCGGCGCGGCTGACGGCGGCCTCGGAGGCGCAGGTGGATTTTGCGATGGCGACCGCGGCGTTGATTCTGTTCGTGGTGGACGGGTTGTCCGGGGTATCAGCGCTCGATGAGAAGATCGCGGCGATGCTGCGACGCAGCCGGAAAAAAGTCCGCCTCGTGGTAAATAAAGCGGATTTCGACGACGAAAAAATCCAGCTCGACGACATTTACCGCCTGGGGCTGGGCGAACCGTTGCGGGTGTCCGCCGAGCACGGACGGGGCGAAGCGGATTTGCGCGATGCCATTCTGGCCGAGTTGGGACCGGCGCCGGGCGACGACAGCGACGAAGCGGAGGCGGAGCGCCCATTGGGCGTGTGCTTCATCGGTCGGCCGAACGTAGGCAAATCCTCGTTGAGCAACCGCCTGCTGCAGAGCGATCGCCTGATTGTGAGCGACGTGCCGGGGACGACGCGCGATGCGATCGAGTTGCCGTTCCAATTCAAGGGGCGCAACGGCAAGTTGTATCCGTTTCGCTTGATCGACACCGCCGGCATCAAGGCCGCCACGAAGCTGGCTTCGCCCGTGGAGTATTTTTCGCGGCTGCGTTCGCTCGATGCGATCAAGAACACCGACGTCGTTTTCCTCGTGCTCGACGCGATGGAGGGCGTCACGCAGCAGGACAAGGCCATCGCGGGCGAAGCGATCAAGGAGAAGAAGCCGATCGTGATCGTGGTCAACAAGTGGGACCTTGTGCACAAAGAGTTTCGCAAGGGCGACGGCGTGCGCGGTTACAAGACGGAGCGGGAATATCGGGAAAAGTACGAAGCGGCGCTGTTTGACCGGCTGTTCTTTACGCCAGGCGCGCCAGTCGTGTTTGTGTCGGCGATGAGCGGTTACGAAGTGGATCGCATGCTCAACGCGGCGGTGAAACTCAACCGGATGCTCGACGCCAAGCTGCCCACAGCGAAGCTCAACCGGACGATCGAGCGCCTCGCGGATCAAAATCCGCCGCCGGCGATCGGGGGAAAAAGATTTCGCGTTTATTACGCCACGCAAACGGGCACACGGCCGTTTCGCATTAAACTGTTTTGCAATCGCGAGGAAAAGCTCACGGAGCAATACCGCCGTTATCTGGAGGCTGGCCTCGTGGAGGAATTCGGGTTGAATGGATGCCCGATGTATTTCGATTTGGTCGGCAAAGAAAAACATGAGCCGGGGACGCCGTATTCAGGCAAGGAGGCGCGGGGAATCGCGCCGACTCCGCGTTGGCGCGCCGGGGAGGAACAGCTTGCGGCCGACGATGAGACTCATGAAACCATCGAAGACTGAATATCGCGGCGGTGAGGCACTCGTGTTCAACACGGGGGCGATGGAGTTTGTGGTCACGACGGCGGTTGGCCCGCGGGTCGTTTCGCTACGTTCGCTCGCCGGCGAGGGGCGGAACGTGTTCCTGGAGTTCCCTGCGAGCGAGAAGCCCTTCCACGGCTTCATGCTGCGCGGCGGCCATCGCCTGTGGCACGCGCCCGAGGATATCGTGCGCTCATATCAGCCCGACAACTCGCCGCTCGGCGTGAAGTTGCTGGCCAACGGCGTGGCGCTGACGCAGCCGACGGAAGAAAAGACCGGCGTCCAAAAAGGCATGAGGTTGGAAGTGCTCGCCGATCGCACGATCAAGGTGACGCACACCCTGACGAACCGCGGCATGTGGGCGATCGACGTGGCGCCGTGGGCGCTGACGATGTTCAAACCCGGTGGATTTGCGGCGATCGGGTTGGAGCCGAAAGGCGACCACGCGAAAGGCGACTTGCTGCCGACCTACGCGCTCGTGCCGTGGACGTTTACGGACCTTTCGCTGCCAGTCTGGAAATTTGGGCGGAATTTTATCGGCGTGAACGTGGCGGCGGCGAAGCAGGCGCAGAAACTGGGTCTCACCAACTATCCGGGCTGGGCTGCTTACTGGATCGGCGGCACGACCTTTGTGAAATATGCAAAACCGGTGCGAGGGGCGACGTATCCGGACCTCGGGAGTTGCTTCGAAGTGTTCACGAACGGAAAGATGATCGAGTTGGAAACACTCGGGGCGCTCGCCAAACTGGAGCCGGGCAAGACCGCGACGCATGTGGAGCATTGGACGCTGTTCGACGACCTCCCGAAGCCCGTCACCAATCAAGCGGTGGATGGCGCGCTGGCACCGGCTGTGGCCGCATGGATCCGCGGCTTGTGAGACAGGCGGGCGCGACCGATGCCAGATCGGCCTCCCGGCCGCCACTCGCAGCCGACGTGCTCCGTGAGGGCAGGACACTGAGCCAACCGTTTTCGCGATGAGTGATCGCGCACGTATTGTTTTTCTCGGGTCGGATGCCATTGCGCTGCCGATGCTGGAATGGTTGATCGCCGAAGGCAGCGCGTGGGCGGAAGTGGTGGCGGTTTTCACGCAGCCTGATCGGCCGACGGGTCGCGGGCAGAAAGTCGCGCCCAACGCGATCAAGCAGTGGGGCGAACGTCGCGGGTTGCCCGTGCTCCAGCCGGACAAGTTGACGGAATCGACGCAAGCTGAGCTGGCGGCGCTGCGTCCAGATCTGGCGCTCGTGATGGCGTACGGGCATATTTTACGGGAGGCGTTTATCGCGACGCCGCGTCTCGGCACAGTGAATCTGCATGCGTCGATTTTGCCGGAATTTCGCGGCGCCTCGCCCATTCAAACGGCGATCGCGACGGGCCGGCGAGAGACCGGTGTAGCGCTCATGCGGATCGTGCGCCAGTTGGATGCCGGTCCCGTCGCCGAGGTGGAACGCGTGTCCATCGACCCACTCGACACTGCGGTCGAAGTGGAGGGGAAACTGGCGGCGGCGTGTGTGCCGTTGCTACAGCGGACTCTGCCTGCGCTGGTGCAGGGTCGCTTGGAGTTCAACCCGCAGGAGGACGCG harbors:
- the der gene encoding ribosome biogenesis GTPase Der encodes the protein MNRTVAIVGRPNVGKSRLFNRLARKRISIVHDQPGITRDVISAEVEDGHYTLLDTGGLGYKGEDTPARLTAASEAQVDFAMATAALILFVVDGLSGVSALDEKIAAMLRRSRKKVRLVVNKADFDDEKIQLDDIYRLGLGEPLRVSAEHGRGEADLRDAILAELGPAPGDDSDEAEAERPLGVCFIGRPNVGKSSLSNRLLQSDRLIVSDVPGTTRDAIELPFQFKGRNGKLYPFRLIDTAGIKAATKLASPVEYFSRLRSLDAIKNTDVVFLVLDAMEGVTQQDKAIAGEAIKEKKPIVIVVNKWDLVHKEFRKGDGVRGYKTEREYREKYEAALFDRLFFTPGAPVVFVSAMSGYEVDRMLNAAVKLNRMLDAKLPTAKLNRTIERLADQNPPPAIGGKRFRVYYATQTGTRPFRIKLFCNREEKLTEQYRRYLEAGLVEEFGLNGCPMYFDLVGKEKHEPGTPYSGKEARGIAPTPRWRAGEEQLAADDETHETIED
- a CDS encoding Lrp/AsnC family transcriptional regulator; this encodes MNPVLKLLLEGGGLTTAQIAQVAGLTEVEVNQHLEQLKKDKIFLGWRPVLDLSREAAAAAAVRAVIEVKVTPERGGGFNRFAERIARFDEVESCYLMSGGYDLLVFVKGASLQKVASFVSEKLSTIEGVLSTSTHFMLRSYKEQGFLLESDEGPVTRLNVAP
- a CDS encoding pyridoxal phosphate-dependent aminotransferase, whose protein sequence is MSTDPQRWVAGHVASLPKSGIRDFFELVAKMKGQDVISLGVGEPDFVTPWHIREAAIFALERGKTYYTSNLGLIELRRAIATYVEQHFNVTYRPEDQILVTVGVSEALDLACRAFVNPGDKVMFHQPCYVSYHPSISLVHGQGIAVPTYARDNFALTAEALRAAWQPGAKMLMLNLPCNPTGGTCSKEQLDKIAAFCREKDLLVLTDEIYSELSFDGAHTSIASLPGMAERTIFLHGFSKAFAMTGWRIGYACGPAPLVDAMMKVHQYSMLCASIIAQEAALEALLRGWDSVLKMREQYHRRRDLVVRRFNEIGLKCHSPRGSFYAFPDVTPTGLTEKEFAVGLLEKEKVAVVPGTAFGENGTGHVRACFATSYEQLIEACNRMERFVGGARRA
- the fmt gene encoding methionyl-tRNA formyltransferase, yielding MSDRARIVFLGSDAIALPMLEWLIAEGSAWAEVVAVFTQPDRPTGRGQKVAPNAIKQWGERRGLPVLQPDKLTESTQAELAALRPDLALVMAYGHILREAFIATPRLGTVNLHASILPEFRGASPIQTAIATGRRETGVALMRIVRQLDAGPVAEVERVSIDPLDTAVEVEGKLAAACVPLLQRTLPALVQGRLEFNPQEDARATFCRRLVKADGVVDFADTAALVAARINGLFPWPGCAIEIAGQSVKLGLADALPASDNHVVPGTVLGADSEGLQVAAADGVVRLRRLQRPGGRMLPAEEFLRGFAVPAGTILPSQPMPPLVAAAPFRR